A stretch of the Osmerus mordax isolate fOsmMor3 chromosome 12, fOsmMor3.pri, whole genome shotgun sequence genome encodes the following:
- the LOC136954764 gene encoding uncharacterized protein, translating to MEVVLLLFLLAGASHGIETSCDARQNGSQCYGALNGTVYLHLTDKLSGYGFKLTGDHRNHGFIMKKQSVVYLDKGEKNTTDGHIYFEQMNGTLRINKIGKEYSDKYTMETTQESNGASSKHTLQLFIEAPVSSPRLVISECLPQGGMRMSCSCEGDSPRYSWTLDGQALNDSRVVHDEERSSVTLERGTVGKLTCTINNHISQATVDLDVSTCNGTIYVNCTSSNGTEVSDWVSPTGPNLCTRTTTTNPTTQTESTTLTTSDMIVIVAGSVAGLLLLAVLLGIYFVLCRKKTAASAEDEGEVTYADVRLVKKNQERQNKKKQAPVEVEYGEVKVSGAAGRQEESPRGEVEYGEVIIMTRIMTRKVDKPQEECVYSSVR from the exons ATGGAAGTGGtgcttctgctgtttctgctggCGGGAGCGTCTCATG GTATTGAGACATCCTGTGATGCCAGACAGAATGGATCTCAGTGTTACGGAGCTCTGAATGGAACTGTGTATCTGCATCTGACGGACAAACTCAGTGGATATGGCTTTAAATTAACTGGAGATCATAGAAATCATGGCTTCATAATGAAAAAACAGAGTGTTGTTTACTTAGATAAAGGCGAAAAAAACACAACTGATGGCCATATTTACTTTGAGCAAATGAATGGAACACTGAGGATCAATAAAATAGGGAAAGAATATTCTGACAAATACACCATGGAAACAACTCAAGAATCTAATGGAGCATCTTCAAAACATACATTACAACTGTTTATTGAAG cccctgtgTCCTCCCCCAGGCTGGTCATCTCAGAGTGTCTCCcccagggagggatgaggatgtCCTGCTCCTGTGAGGGGGACAGTCCCCGGTACAGCTGGACTCTGGATGGACAAGCGCTGAATGACTCCAGGGTGGTCCATGATGAAGAGAGAAGCAGTGTGACTCTGGAGAGAGGCACAGTAGGAAAGCTCACCTGTACCATCAACAACCACATCAGTCAGGCCACTGTGGACCTGGATGTCTCAACATGCAATG GTACAATATACGTAAACTGCACATCATCCAATGGGACAGAGGTATCAGACTGGGTCAGTCCCACTGGTCCTAACCTGTGTACCAGAACTACCACCACAAACCCCACCACCCAGACAGAGAGCACCACTCTGACAACCTCTG atATGATAGTGATCGTAGCAGGGTCAGTGGCTGGACTCCTGCTCCTAGCTGTCCTTCTGGGCATTTACTTTGTGCTGTGCAGAAAGAAGACTGCTGCTTCTGCAG AAGATGAAGGTGAGGTGACCTACGCCGATGTCCGACTCGTGAAGAAGAAccaggagagacagaataagAAGAAGCAGGCTCCTGTTGAGGTGGAGTACGGAGAGGTGAAGGTGTCCGGGGCCGCCGGGCGTCAGGAGGAGAGCCCCCGCGGGGAGGTGGAGTATGGTGAGGTGATTATCATGACACGGATCATGACAAGGAAGGTGGACAAGCCTCAGGAGGAATGTGTGTATTCCTCCGTACGCTAA
- the LOC136954765 gene encoding uncharacterized protein, protein MNGTLRINKIGKEYSDKYTMDTTQESTGAFSEHTLQLFIEAPVSSPRLVISECLPQGGMRMSCSCEGDSPRYSWTLDGQALNDSRVVHDEERSSVTLERGTVGKLTCTINNHISQATVDLDVSTCNGTIYVNCTSSNGTEVSDWVSPTGPNLCTRTTTTNPTTQTESTTQTTSDMIVIVAGSVAGVLLLAVLLGIYFVLCRKKTAASAEDEGEVTYADVRFVKKNQERQNKKKQAPVEVE, encoded by the exons ATGAATGGAACACTGAGGATCAATAAAATAGGGAAAGAATATTCTGACAAATACACCATGGATACAACTCAAGAATCTACTGGAGCATTTTCAGAACATACATTACAACTGTTTATTGAAG cccctgtgTCCTCCCCCAGGCTGGTCATCTCAGAGTGTCTCCcccagggagggatgaggatgtCCTGCTCCTGTGAGGGGGACAGTCCCCGGTACAGCTGGACTCTGGATGGACAAGCGCTGAATGACTCCAGGGTGGTCCATGATGAAGAGAGAAGCAGTGTGACTCTGGAGAGAGGCACAGTAGGAAAGCTCACCTGTACCATCAACAACCACATCAGTCAGGCCACTGTGGACCTGGATGTCTCAACATGCAATG GTACAATATACGTAAACTGCACATCATCCAATGGGACAGAGGTATCAGACTGGGTCAGTCCCACTGGTCCTAACCTGTGTACCAGAACTACCACCACAAACCCCACCACCCAGACAGAGAGCACCACTCAGACAACCTCTG atATGATAGTGATCGTAGCAGGGTCAGTGGCTGGAGTCCTGCTCCTAGCTGTCCTTCTGGGCATTTACTTTGTGCTGTGCAGAAAGAAGACTGCTGCTTCTGCAG AAGATGAAGGTGAGGTGACCTACGCCGATGTCCGATTCGTGAAGAAGAAccaggagagacagaataagAAGAAGCAGGCTCCTGTTGAGGTGGAGTAG
- the pde6a gene encoding rod cGMP-specific 3',5'-cyclic phosphodiesterase subunit alpha, with protein sequence MAAVDKDVAQKFLDSNPAFAKQYYDKTFRPKVISDLLSNDKKLEVDMSRFHELSAVEESDIMFDLMRDIQDNVQMERAIFNLMKHLSFMLRSDKMSLFMYRQRNGTAELATRLFNVDKSSSFDDCLVQPDSEIVYPLDTGILGHVATTKKMLNVPDVSQSPHYSDFVDTLTEYSTKNVLAAPIMNGKDMVAVMMAVNKLDGPHFTAKDEETLKKYLNFANLVLRVFHLSYLHNCETRRGQVLLWSASKVFEELTDIERQFHKALYTVRAFLNCDRYSVGLLDMTKTKEFFDLWPVLMGEVPPYDGPKTPDGREVIFYKVIDYILHGKEDIKVIPGPTPDHWALASGLPTYVAENGLICNIMNAGQDDFFSFQKEPLDSSGWTIKNVLSLPIVNKKEEIVGVATFYNRKDGKPFDEMDETLMESLTQFLGWSVLNTDTYDKMNKLENRKDIFQDMVLYHVKCRKDEIQNVLNTRERWGKEPNECEEEELEEILSEVLPNSKKSEIFEFHFCDFNHTELDLVKCGIKMYYELGVVDKFHIPRETLVRFMYSLSKGYRKITYHNWRHGFNVGQTMFTLLMTGDLKRYYTDLETMAMVTAGFCHDIDHRGTNNLYQMKSGNPLAKLHGSSILERHHLEFGKTLLRDEALNIYQNLSRRQHDLVIHLMDIAIIATDLALYFKKRTMFQKIVDQSKTYENWNDWTKYMMLETTRKEIVMAMMMTACDLSAIAKPWEIQSKVALSVAAEFWEQGDLERTVLEQQPIPMMDRNKSADLPKLQCGFIDFVCAFVYKEFSRFHEQITPMLDRLLNNRKEWNALKEEHEAKLAVLEEAKKAKEEAATAAMAARQASAAQASSQSKTCVIN encoded by the exons ATGGCAGCTGTGGACAAAGATGTGGCTCAGAAGTTTCTGGATAGCAACCCAGCTTTTGCCAAGCAGTACTACGACAAGACATTCCGACCCAAGGTCATCTCGGACTTGTTGTCAAACGATAAGAAGCTGGAG GTTGATATGAGTCGTTTCCATGAGCTGAGTGCTGTGGAGGAGAGTGACATCATGTTTGACCTGATGAGGGACATTCAGGACAACGTGCAGATGGAGAGGGCTATCTTCAACCTGATGAAGCACCTCTCCTTCATGTTGCGGTCGGACAAGATGAGCCTCTTCATGTACCGGCAACGCAACGGCACGGCCGAACTGGCGACCAGGCTCTTCAACGTGGACAAGAGCTCCTCCTTCGACGACTGTTTGGTGCAGCCTGACAGCGAGATCGTCTACCCCCTGGACACGGGCATCTTGGGTCATGTGGCCACAACCAAAAAGATGCTCAATGTACCTGATGTCTCTCAG AGCCCCCACTACAGTGACTTTGTGGACACCTTGACAGAGTACAGCACCAAGAACGTTTTGGCTGCTCCCATTATGAATGGCAAAGACATGGTGGCGGTGATGATGGCCGTAAACAAACTAGATGGACCCCACTTCACGGCAAAGGACGAGGAG aCTTTAAAAAAGTACTTGAACTTTGCCAACCTGGTACTGAGAGTGTTTCATTTGAGCTACCTGCACAACTGTGAGACTAGAAGGGGACAG GTTTTGCTGTGGTCGGCCAGCAAGGTGTTTGAGGAGCTGACAGACATTGAGAGGCAGTTTCACAAAGCTCTCTACACAGTCAGAGCTTTTCTCAACTGCGATCGCTACTCCGTGGGGTTACTTGATATGACCAAGACCAAG GAATTCTTTGACCTCTGGCCTGTACTGATGGGAGAGGTCCCCCCTTACGATGGGCCCAAGACTCCTGATGGCAGA GAAGTGATCTTCTACAAAGTGATTGACTACATTCTGCATGGCAAGGAGGACATCAAAGTCATACC GGGCCCCACACCAGACCACTGGGCCCTGGCCAGCGGACTGCCCACGTACGTGGCCGAGAACGGGCTG ATCTGTAACATTATGAACGCAGGCCAAGATGATTTCTTCAGCTTCCAA AAAGAACCTCTAGACAGCAGTGGCTGGACCATCAAGAACGTCCTTTCACTTCCTATTGTCAACAAGAAAGAAGAGATTGTGGGCGTGGCCACCTTCTATAACAGGAAAGATGGGAAGCCCTTCGATGAAATGGATGAAACATTGATGGAG TCTCTCACCCAGTTTCTGGGATGGTCGGTCCTGAATACAGACACCTATGATAAGATGAACAAGCTGGAAAACAGGAAAGACATCTTCCAGGACATGGTCCTCTACCATGTCAAGTGCAGAAAGGACGAGATACAGAATGTCTTG AATACtcgggagagatggggaaaggagCCAAATGAGTGTGAAGAGGAAGAACTTGAAGAAATCCTG tcTGAGGTGCTCCCCAACTCCAAGAAATCAGAGATCTTCGAGTTTCACTTCTGTGACTTTAACCATACTGAGCTGGATCTGGTCAAGTGCGGCATTAAAATGTATTATGAGTTGGGAGTGGTGGATAAGTTTCACATCCCTCGAGAG ACTCTGGTGAGATTTATGTACTCCCTCAGCAAGGGCTACAGGAAGATCACCTACCACAACTGGAGACACGGTTTCAACGTGGGGCAGACCATGTTCACCTTACTTATG ACAGGTGACCTGAAGCGTTACTACACTGACCTGGAGACCATGGCCATGGTGACTGCAGGCTTCTGCCATGATATTGACCACAGAGGCACCAACAACCTCTACCAGATGAA GTCTGGCAACCCTCTGGCTAAGCTGCACGGCTCCTCCATCCTAGAGAGACACCATCTGGAGTTTGGGAAGACCCTGCTGAGAGATGAG GCCTTGAATATTTACCAGAATCTGAGTCGTCGTCAACACGACCTGGTAATCCACTTGATGGACATAGCTATCATTGCTACTGACCTGGCTCTCTACTTCAA AAAGAGAACGATGTTCCAGAAGATTGTGGACCAATCCAAAACATATGAGAACTGGAACGACTGGACTAAATACATGATGCTGGAGACGACTCGCAAGGAGATTGTGAT GGCAATGATGATGACGGCTTGTGATCTCTCAGCTATCGCCAAGCCTTGGGAGATCCAGAGCAAG GTGGCGCTGTCGGTGGCAGCAGAGTTCTGGGAGCAGGGTGACTTGGAGAGAACAGTGCTGGAGCAGCAACCCatt CCCATGATGGACAGGAACAAATCAGCTGACCTTCCCAAGCTGCAATGTGGTTTCATTGACTTTGTGTGCGCTTTTGTCTACAAG GAGTTCTCTCGTTTCCACGAGCAAATCACGCCCATGCTGGACCGCCTGCTGAACAACAGGAAGGAGTGGAACGCCCTGAAGGAGGAACACGAGGCCAAGCTGGCCGTCCTGGAAGAGGCCAAGAAGGCCAAGGAGGAGGCCGCCACTGCTGCCATGGCAGCCAGACAAG CGAGTGCAGCCCAGGCTTCTTCCCAGTCCAAGACCTGCGTCATAAACTAG